The window TTGAACCCAGCCCATTCACACTTTGTGCATGATTTTGCAAAACGCCTACAGATCTAGAACTTTTCTAGTATTATCCAGAAAATATGTGTAACTACAATGAACATTAACCTTTTGCacatagaaataaatgtaatgtggAGTGAATGATATCCTTGTTCTTTCTCAGGCTCTATGGACATTGACTGATGGGATCCACATCAAAATATTTCAGCCCACCAGACCTAAACCAGTTCCTTGCAATAACAGTTCATCCATAATATCTGCGTTTGACATGGGAATCAGTGATGAGGAGTGGGAAAGACTACAGAAGGCTATTGACTGGCCTATTCCAGATCAAGAAATAATTAATCTGAATCAGAGCACAAGTCCAGTTCACTCAACTTTCTCTATTGTGGGATTCAAGGAGAGTTACAAAGTGGGAGAAAAGATCTCTGTTATTATCACAGCCAGAGACCACAACAAGAACCTGAAAAGATATGGAGGAGATTTTTTCAAAGCAAAACTTTTCAACGCAGAGCTAAAGgtgtgttatattatatattattttttaaatatattttttaattaaaagtaaatattgtTTCAAATATTGTTTCACTTAACagcaaaatattacatattatatttaggtttaaaagcttaataaacattttttttgccaACATACATTAGTTTTCTGCATCACTTTATTCTTTTCTATTTATCTTAAAGGCGAGTGTGTATGGGGAGGTTTTGGATCATCATAATGGGACTTACTCTGTTGAACTTCTTCTGCCGTGGGAAGGTCAGGCACAAGTTTCTGTACGTCTAGAGCACTCCAGTGAAGTTGTGCAGATTCTTAAAAAATACAGGGATTCTTCATTCCCACGCAGCCACTATAATGGCTACTTTGAAGGGCCAGGACTCAATAAAACTAAGATCCATGAAGTAGTAGAATGTAATCTTAAGTGGGGTGCAGACGGAAGTTGGAGTAAAGGTGACTGCTGCTGTGAGTATAAGGATATAAAAACAGAGACAGTGTGGCAGTGTGAGAGACCAAAGGAACTTTCCTGTGACCAACTGGTTCATCATTCATACGGACATTTGGAAGACCCATTAAATCTTTTTGAGCAGCAACTTTTTACAAAGTAATGACTCAAAATAAATTCCAAAATACtttttgaattgtaaaaaaaaaaaaaaaaaaaaaaaaaagtctacaaaatgtgtgtgtgtgtgttttctccacAGGAATTTAACAAATGTTGCTATTAGTGGAGACAAAAAAGTCATAACTGTCCTTCGCAGCACTGCACTTATTGGTACGTTTAAAGGTCTCAGAGCATTTTGACCATCTCTTTTCCTGTTTGATAAAAATTTCATAAATAATGGCCCTTTTTTCAGTGTTAAACCTTAGGCTTGAGTTCTTCTTTATGTTTATGGTTTGCAAATTGATTCATGGTATTAAGATTTGGCATTTCCGTGCCcatttccctgtgtttgttccttttgtgtttaatcttggattgtttataccaaTTGTGATtgtctgctgcctgccccgacctctgcttgtttctgttttcGATTTTGGATATCCCTTGAAATACCTGATGCTCTAAAGGCAGAGACATGTTATATGTCATTATAAATATGTTGgcactgcatatggatccgaacgtctctgactccatgCTACAGAAGACTTCACCAAATCAGGATCTAGCAGCCATAAGGAATACATGAAGGTCAGTCATGCATCCAGTAGCACAACTTATGTGACTACGTCAAGGAGATCGGCCCATCAAGGACTTTGTTGAACTGGTTCATTTAACATCTATGGACGAGATGTTCCACATGATATTTTTCAGAAGAGGCCTAGCTGAACCGCTGCAATCGATTATGCCACTGCACGATCCAAACTGGACACTGGAGTTTTACATAGATCTGACACAGGTAAGTGGCTCTGCCTTAACTGTGGGTGTTGTGGATGAGGACCACCACAGTCCTGCAGTATCTCCCACTCCAGAGTGTCTTCCCAAGTTGTCTGCCAGTTGAGAAACTTTCCACAAAATGGCTGCCATTCCAGAGTGTCGTCACATCATGGCTGCCATTTCAGAGACTCATCACGAGATgtccgccagcccagagccactgcacaagagggcagccaacccagcaccactgcacaagatgtcagagtcaagtcaggtccccgttgatcttCCAGAGCCTAGTCAGGTCCCCGTCGATCTTCCAGAATAAAGGTCCagtcaagtcaccgctgaccgtccagagtcaggtcaagtcaccattaaccccCATGAGTTAAGTAAAACCAAAGTAAAACTTCATGAGTCTAGTCAAGTCCACGTCGATATccatgaacaaagtcaagtcaccattagtcttcatgagcaaggtcaaGTCGCCACCAATCTTCATTAACTAAATCAAGTCACAGTGGATATTTATgagcccagtcaaatcaccacagatctTCCAGATATTCAACATGTCTCAGTTGATATTCTAAAGCCTTGTTACATCTCAGCTGATCATCCAGAGCCTCATCTCATACTGTCTGGTGAGCCCAGCAATGTTCTCTCAGCCTGTtgtgttgctgtcaaggagactgtTACTGCTGTAGAACCGCCAGAGGTGGCGGCAACTGCTGCAGCACCTTCTGAGGTGTCAGTAGTATCCATCCATGAACTCCCGTCTTGTCCTGTCACGGCTATGGAGGCCGTCCATGAACTCCCCGCCTGTCccgtcatggccatggaggccgcCTATGAACTCTCGTTCTGTACTGTCATGGCTATGGAGGACGTCTATGAACTCTCGGTCATtcctgtcatggctatggaggccATGTGTGAACTTTCTATATGCCTTATCATGGTCACAGAGGCTACCATTAATCTGTTTATCTGTCAGTTATCAGTTATCTGTTCCAGTCCCTCTTAACCAGACTCGGTCTCCTGTGCAATCGACTCCACTGTggcggtcctctgctctgccctggtgggcttctgtctcatctgtttggctgtggtggtcctctgctctgcacTGGTGGGCGTCTGTCCCATCTGCTCGACTGTGGTGGttctctgctccaccctggtgggcttctgtctcatctgctcggctgtggtggccctctgctccaccctggtgggctcctgcTCCCCTTGCTCCACCCTGGTGAGTTCCAACTccacctgctctgccctggtgggcttcagcTCTCCTCCTGGTGGGTTCCAGCTCCTCTTTCTCTTCCCTTGTGGGGTCCAGCTCTGCCCTGTGAGCTCCTGTTCCCCTGTTAAGCCTAGGCAGGGCTCCTGTTCCCCATTTTAAGCCCATGAAGGGCTCCTGTTCCCCATgttaggcccaggaagggctcctgttcCCCAGTTAACCCCAGGAAGGGCTCCAGTTCCGCTTGATCTACCCTGGCTTCCTGCTCTGCTGGCTCTGCCACGGTCCCTGGCCACTCCATTTCCACACTGACCTGGCTCTCCGTCCCTCCGTCTCTCCCCCTGTTCCACCTCCACTCCACCACCCTGCTAGATTGTTTAGACTGAGCGTCTGGAAGCCCTCCTTGtggggagtgggggggggggggagctaTGTCacaatcatcagctggagtgcccatgaactccaatagagggcactccactcaggactctggcattcttgtatttccattcccaactccatttcccataatcccatgCTTATGCATGTTGCATTTGTAAACAAAGTTGTTGCTGCatataatatcataaaaaatatcatCATATATTGTTAACACATGTATACAAATTACACAATGGGTATTTTACATATGtaatacagtacatttatatCTTCGTCTACCCAGATAATTGAAATGTGTTAAAATTACATATGGCAGTATCATTCTTAGTATAGAGAAGGGCTATATGTCATGTTACATTTCTGTAtgggtttctttattttatataggaAATGGTAAAAACCTACATATACCACATATCAGAGGACATATATTATCTGAAATCAAAGTagtttcaaaataattaatatagcTACAGCAGTCTTTTCTTTTtgaatgtttctttgttttaggCACAATGGAGAAATGCAGGTCTGGCATGAAGACACCGGTTCCTGCAGGGTTTTATTTGTACGATGTCTGGAAGTCTTTTGTATGCAACACTCGGCAGTTCAGTCCTGCACAAATGGCAAACTGCCTTAAAAACAAGACTGTCTATTTGATGGGAGACTCCACCACAAGGCAGTGGTTCGAGTACTTAGAAAGAAACGTGCCAGGCAAGTGTGACTCagtttttaatattcagtttaaAACTTGATAGcatgtatattataaatttaaCATGTTACTGACATACAGAGGCTCCTCAAAGGATATGACcacttaaaggattagtttacATCTGAATTAAATATGTCCTGATAATTAACTTATTTCATTTTCTCTTCCAACATCAAAATCAAACGACATTGATTTCATCACTTGCAGAGATAgaccacccaaaaatgaaaatttgctcatCATTACTTAGACACTTGTTTTTCCAAAGCTGTGAATGACGTTCTAAAGCTATGATTATAATATTAGTATGGTGTATGTTTATTAGGCATAAAGAGAATGGACCTCCACACTCCTCCTGCAAATGGTCCACTGATGGCTGTGGAGTTGAAAAATAACATCATTGTTCACTGGAGACCACACGGTGTTCCTGTGCGATTTAGTAAAATGCCTATTACTGATCTGCACTATATCAGCAATGATATTGATGAAATAGCCGGTGGACCTCATGCAGTCATTGTCTTCACATTCTTTGCTCATCTGGTTTTTCACCCAATAACATTTTATGTGTATGAAGTGGCCAAAATCCGCCAGTCTGTTGTTGCACTGCTTAGGCGCGCTCCAGagaccaccatcatcatcaagtCTGGAAACACTGCTGGACTCAAGGTACACTTGCTCACTTTCCAATCCTACCTTGAtctcaacaaaaaatacagtatgaCAATTGTTATGGTATTTGTTGTACATGAAAGTATGCAGTGTTGGGGAAACTTACTTTCAAAGTAATGCTTTTAAATATCGGGCCCTATAATGCACATGGCCCAGTGCAATGCAAGGCTCAGCGCAATTGTGTTTGCAGTCCGGCGCTGTTCATATTTTCCCGTCCagtgccacgtcgtttaattagtaaatgcatttgtgcccatttgtgcattcatgggcatgctggtctataaaagaggtgtgttcaggcgcattgctggctcAATGCTATTTTAAGTCACCTtttgaactacatttcccatgatcctTGTATcttcattgcactcagctgtccctGGTcactaatcattgcactcagccaattccccattagcattATAATTTCCCTGTGTAtatataccctgtctgtttagtatGTGTTACGGAGTCCCTGTATTTATCACGCCTCTTCGGAGTTCTGTTCTTACCCGTTTGTTTTGTGCCTATTGATTTTGAATCctctttggttttgacccctgcctggactgcaCAAGATGGCCCCCAGCcaagcgccgctgcacaagatggctgccagcccagcaccgctgcacaagatggccaccagccaagcgccactgcacaagatggctgccagcccccTTGACTtaccagagtcgagtcaggtccccgttgactttccagagtcaagtcaggtccctgttgactctccagagtcgagtcaggtcccctgTTGACTCTaaagagtcgagtcaggtccctgttgactctccagagtcgagtcaggtccccgttgatcctccagagtcgagtcaggtccccgttgattctccagagtcgagtcaagtctCAGTCGAGTTTCCTGAGCCAGTGGTGTCTGTTCCAGTTCCTGAGCCGGTGGTGTCTGTTGCAGTTCCCGAGTCGGTGTCTGCTCCTATGGCATGGCCGCCCAATGGACTGTCGTCTCCGCTGTGGCCAACTGAGGGGTCGTCTCCACCCTGGCCGCCCGATGGACTATCTTCTCTGCCGTGGCCGCCCGAGGGGTCTTCTTCACCCAGGCCGCCTGATGGACTGTCGTCTCCGCCCTGGCCGCCCGATGGGCAGTCATTCCTGTCTTTGTTCCCCTCTATGGACCtaaccctccgtccctccccctgagcctccaccaatccacctccctcctggtctccttgttgttgctgttgttttttcccacttcttgtctctgttccTCTCAATgaacctggccctccatccctccccctgagcctccacaagtccacctccctcctggtctcttgttTTGTCAGTCACGTCTTGGGAGCatctggtagccgctccgtagagggggggggggggggggggttatgtcaCAGTGtgtggtttgtgttccctgggtaaccactagatgtcctccttccccacggtgtctgtcaccttttGAACTACATTTCCCACGATCTTTGTGTCTTCATTGCACTCAGTTGTCCCTGGTcactaatcattgcactcagccaattccccattagcattATCATTTCCCTGACACCCTGTCTGTTTagtacagttgcaatcaaaattactcccCCTAGAGACTACagtacaaatacaagcttttctgaagatccaggataaaataaaaattgtatctataacagttcactggcatattaaaattgatattgtcaatatataatgtaatacttttgagttataagattttttaataatactgctatgtcataattattcaaccccgattcaatattgctgtttttaaatcacttatttgcatggtggggaataaaacagtctcaaaatacaattaagcttttagaaactctattaaaaacagaattagcttgagctgttaaacatacagttagcccatgcatgtgttgaagttgagtagcaaaatgtcaacagagatctcacaaaagctaaagagaataaatatcatAGTATTTTAGAAAGGctaggctatatgaagatttccaagacactgaaagttcctagagacccagctctcagccttattccttaaccctctggagtctaagggtatttttggggccttgagaagttttgtcatgccctgacatttgtgcttttttcagtttcttataaatatctaaatgggtaaagtctaatatcactgtaatcagcacaaactgggctataataatatgtgaaaggcatgcatgtacatgattgtatttttgagaaaaaaaatgttatgcatggttagtgaaaaactaaaaatgttaaatcacttgaataaggcaataaaacacatacataaaattggttgccggaaaagttgagaactggagcttgtagcctagaatttttctttctgaatgatgtgaaaatcaccTTGTTTActtattcacagaaaacaatatattgatttaaattttctacaacactttttgttggtaaaagtcatatgcgagtaggcgtcaactatcatgaatatcattgtgatttacacctgagaagacaaagccctgcataatgagctgcataatgcgcctcccattcaactgtgccactgtgagggaggacttacaagaaagaatgtgagaacaaaataaaagtatataattttatgtttgtagtttattaagaatatatttaattatcccacaacataatttaatatccacttgggggagcagttaaacagtttattaggaacaatcaaagctgactttcaaacaattttttttggcatccttactccagtcacacaatccttaagaaatccttttaacaatcttattttctaccaaataaaccccatttattatcatcatcattattattattattattaatgttgaaaagagctgataatatttttcaggtttttttagggggaataaatcgaaagaactgcattgtttttacatttgttagagttatctctatttgtcacatttatattatttacatcaagcttttgaatggtatagtattgtatattgttattgaaacttcataatgtttcacttgattatacgtttagtcaggaattatagtttggaaaaagtctttggaaaaagtctaactagtaaaatgtttacacgttatgtgaaaactagtacaaataaataaaaagagacttactcatgtttatgatctctgctgaataaagtgcttcattcttttttctgaggaaatccatttctcaaatcctcaaccacaccacatctttttggggtgaattatgtcttagtcctctcatcgcgaagcaaacagtaaaataaaataaaaacttgaagaacagtctcgctgctttttcttctgtgtgggcgtattcaagccgcgcgcttcagtttgaatctgaatagcgcgttcagcgcgggggcgtggtcacattaaatataatgagcggagatatgaaaaacagacattgcgttgttttcatatggattactttatctcagaatatttgttttcggcagcacttgtttagtttaaaagtagacattccaggctttctatagatatctctctcgtgtctcttcgttgagtattcacggagttacagttcattttaatgaaatgtttgtacatgacgatcagcggagacaaagactgtagacagcgcaccttgtttgttatctttattttataagtgcacaaaggttttttgttattatgtctgtatccaaaaaaaaatagaccctttacagattcgattgatgtattgctcttatctgtacgattaaaactgaaagtgtaatttaagttcttttcggggttatcaggagaaaatgactcaaaacgcatatatgcgttaatcgactcgaaagggttaacttaaagtgtgttttaccagaaaatctttgaggttgtggaagaaaaagcacaatatcataaaatgtttaatcagagcaattgagaaaaatctgcaatgttaagccaaagaattgcaagatgacccgatgaaaggaggaaaaccatttcaaagcagtgtgtaagaagatcactagacaagtattgcctttatgttgagacatcttgataaataccactcttgatcaagaagaacaaaggacaacttgaaattgataaaatacatttgtgtagacttgtggagctctggaggaatgttatatggagtgatgtgaccaaactggaactttttggacccatggatcagcggtatgtctgctgcaaaaaaggcaaagctcattagcagaagaacaccatctccatc is drawn from Carassius gibelio isolate Cgi1373 ecotype wild population from Czech Republic chromosome B1, carGib1.2-hapl.c, whole genome shotgun sequence and contains these coding sequences:
- the LOC127948722 gene encoding NXPE family member 3-like — protein: MVMPSKKKSNAPVCRLCSLICRPYALLQACFLWTLFCLALWTLTDGIHIKIFQPTRPKPVPCNNSSSIISAFDMGISDEEWERLQKAIDWPIPDQEIINLNQSTSPVHSTFSIVGFKESYKVGEKISVIITARDHNKNLKRYGGDFFKAKLFNAELKASVYGEVLDHHNGTYSVELLLPWEGQAQVSVRLEHSSEVVQILKKYRDSSFPRSHYNGYFEGPGLNKTKIHEVVECNLKWGADGSWSKGDCCCEYKDIKTETVWQCERPKELSCDQLVHHSYGHLEDPLNLFEQQLFTKNLTNVAISGDKKVITVLRSTALIGTMEKCRSGMKTPVPAGFYLYDVWKSFVCNTRQFSPAQMANCLKNKTVYLMGDSTTRQWFEYLERNVPGIKRMDLHTPPANGPLMAVELKNNIIVHWRPHGVPVRFSKMPITDLHYISNDIDEIAGGPHAVIVFTFFAHLVFHPITFYVYEVAKIRQSVVALLRRAPETTIIIKSGNTAGLKNIFQSDWHVLQLDTVMREMFRDIDGVIFLDVWQMTSCHYLREHIHPRPVIIANEVNMFLSHVSPSCGLFKLILFHKENGKLNWLSEG